A portion of the Candidatus Cloacimonadaceae bacterium genome contains these proteins:
- a CDS encoding peptidylprolyl isomerase: MKRFLLILLALGALLYAQKPDSKVVVGKIADKTYTYGDYDNILKNYLDYHAKGKKLSAEEKAKLNEQCWEELIGRYIYDAAIKAGKIKLSETELMSEAKKNPPAGIKQIKDLTTNGNFDQKKYESALTDNAEFRKNVIAAVRETYQYTKLLNTLRAEVNVVSDSIKADWLKQSDTIDAQIIFFDYNKLTYINASEADAQQFYSERREDYRRENGRRFFYVHFPKAPSAADSLSAKQKVDEIISKLRDQADFGSMAQQWSQDPGSSQNGGELGFFRRGQMVPEFEHAAFSTPDGEIAEPVLTRFGWHIIQTLERRSGEQGEEVSARHILLRIEAGEKTLQKLKLDSSELYTNARETGLDRAAKHLNLQLRQTPVFFSTDGFIRDIGNEPKLVSYAFSNPVGSLADVHYAANGDVYILEVSAELPEYYLPFEEEKAAITNRATTTKRMYTMNNYIEDFMRSNSPNTYLQAAQRDTIMVVEVSSLKRDDNITSIGKVPALNEALFILESGGFTSLIEDNRRWFIGHVLKRNKPDLKLWEKQKNEIISKARKEKQQKHLNDWYFAERKKLSIIDNRADFYDLSAARKVQQIKL; encoded by the coding sequence ATGAAAAGATTTTTACTGATACTACTGGCGCTGGGAGCATTGCTCTATGCCCAAAAGCCGGATTCCAAGGTGGTCGTGGGCAAGATCGCGGACAAGACCTATACCTATGGCGACTATGACAATATCTTGAAAAACTATTTGGATTACCATGCCAAAGGAAAAAAGCTCTCTGCAGAAGAGAAAGCGAAGCTCAACGAACAATGCTGGGAAGAGCTGATCGGCAGATATATCTATGACGCTGCGATCAAAGCCGGCAAGATCAAATTGAGCGAAACTGAACTCATGAGCGAAGCCAAAAAGAACCCTCCGGCAGGCATCAAACAAATCAAAGACCTAACTACCAACGGCAATTTTGACCAGAAGAAATATGAAAGCGCCCTCACCGACAATGCTGAATTCCGCAAAAACGTGATCGCCGCCGTGCGCGAGACCTATCAATACACCAAACTCTTAAACACCCTCCGCGCGGAGGTGAACGTCGTCTCGGACAGCATCAAAGCCGATTGGTTGAAACAAAGCGACACCATCGATGCCCAGATCATTTTCTTTGATTACAACAAACTCACCTATATCAATGCCAGTGAAGCGGACGCACAGCAATTCTACAGCGAACGCCGGGAAGATTATCGCCGGGAAAACGGCAGACGTTTTTTCTATGTGCATTTTCCCAAAGCGCCTTCCGCTGCGGATTCTCTCAGCGCAAAGCAAAAAGTGGACGAGATAATAAGCAAGCTCAGGGATCAAGCCGATTTTGGCTCCATGGCGCAGCAGTGGTCTCAGGATCCCGGTTCAAGCCAAAATGGGGGAGAGCTGGGTTTCTTCCGGCGCGGTCAAATGGTACCGGAATTTGAACATGCAGCTTTTTCCACTCCCGACGGAGAAATTGCGGAACCGGTGTTGACCCGTTTTGGCTGGCACATCATCCAAACTCTTGAACGCAGAAGTGGCGAACAAGGTGAGGAAGTTTCCGCAAGGCATATCCTCCTCCGCATTGAAGCGGGTGAAAAGACCCTGCAAAAGCTCAAGCTCGACAGCTCTGAACTATATACCAATGCGAGGGAAACAGGTCTCGATCGCGCTGCGAAACACCTGAATCTGCAATTGCGGCAAACGCCGGTTTTCTTTTCCACGGATGGGTTTATCCGCGATATCGGCAACGAACCGAAACTGGTAAGCTATGCCTTTTCAAATCCCGTTGGCAGCCTCGCGGACGTTCATTATGCCGCCAATGGAGACGTCTATATCCTTGAAGTTTCGGCAGAATTGCCGGAGTATTATCTGCCCTTTGAAGAAGAAAAAGCAGCCATCACCAATCGCGCCACCACCACCAAACGCATGTACACCATGAATAACTACATCGAAGATTTCATGCGCAGCAACAGCCCCAATACCTATCTGCAAGCCGCTCAGCGCGATACGATCATGGTGGTGGAAGTGTCATCACTCAAGCGGGACGACAATATCACCTCCATCGGTAAGGTGCCGGCTCTGAACGAAGCTTTGTTTATCCTCGAAAGCGGAGGATTCACTTCTCTGATCGAAGACAACCGTCGCTGGTTCATTGGACATGTGCTGAAAAGAAACAAGCCCGATCTGAAGCTCTGGGAAAAGCAAAAGAACGAGATCATCTCCAAAGCCCGCAAGGAAAAACAGCAGAAACACCTGAACGACTGGTATTTCGCCGAACGCAAGAAACTGAGCATCATCGACAACCGGGCTGATTTCTATGATCTCAGCGCAGCGCGGAAAGTGCAGCAGATTAAGTTGTAG